A DNA window from Paraburkholderia sp. IMGN_8 contains the following coding sequences:
- the sctJ gene encoding type III secretion inner membrane ring lipoprotein SctJ — protein sequence MMRIVGWLGAAVLLLCLAGCEQELVSGLDEKDANQVVSVLADAGIGASKENVESRDGAAAWQVNVDGGSMGDALKVLRAHGLPRQHLASLGQVFQQQGLVATPAEERVRYIYGVQQELARTLEDVDGVVVAHVQVVIPENDPLSDKIKPSSAAVYIKYRPGIDLHATAPMVKDLVAHSIEGLSYDNVSLFLQADGAASQHAAGLGGDTLANLLMLRTPFAWLASLLLLLTLGVVALIGARRGAFGSRIANALGARSSLATGASTRGE from the coding sequence ATGATGAGAATTGTCGGATGGCTCGGCGCGGCCGTGTTGCTGCTGTGTCTGGCCGGCTGCGAGCAGGAACTGGTGTCCGGCCTCGACGAAAAGGATGCTAACCAGGTCGTCTCGGTGCTGGCCGATGCGGGCATCGGCGCGTCGAAGGAAAACGTCGAGAGCCGCGACGGCGCGGCGGCGTGGCAAGTGAACGTGGACGGCGGTTCGATGGGCGACGCGTTGAAGGTGTTGCGCGCGCACGGCCTGCCGCGCCAGCACCTCGCGAGTCTCGGCCAGGTGTTCCAGCAGCAGGGGCTCGTCGCGACGCCAGCCGAAGAACGTGTGCGCTATATCTACGGCGTTCAGCAGGAACTCGCGCGCACGCTCGAAGACGTCGACGGCGTGGTGGTCGCGCACGTGCAGGTGGTCATTCCGGAAAACGATCCGCTGTCGGACAAGATCAAGCCGTCGTCGGCGGCGGTGTACATCAAGTACCGGCCGGGCATCGATCTGCATGCGACCGCGCCGATGGTCAAAGACCTCGTCGCGCATAGCATCGAAGGGCTTTCGTACGACAACGTGTCGTTGTTCCTGCAAGCCGATGGCGCGGCGAGCCAACACGCGGCGGGCCTGGGCGGCGACACGCTGGCGAACCTGTTGATGCTGCGCACGCCGTTCGCGTGGCTCGCGTCGCTACTGCTGTTGCTTACGCTCGGCGTGGTGGCGCTGATCGGCGCGCGACGCGGTGCGTTCGGCTCGCGCATCGCCAATGCGCTCGGCGCGCGCTCGTCGCTGGCGACGGGCGCGTCGACGCGAGGCGAGTGA
- the sctT gene encoding type III secretion system export apparatus subunit SctT: MGDNSFAAIQAALHPLLLVMPRLLPMMLIVPVFGERVLTGLVRNGLIVVIALFASPVVDVPELSAIPPLLWMLILAKEALIGVLLGFTFSAMLWAIESVGHLIDFQTGSGNAAFFDPISGGEGGPTGAFLNFLAITLFVTGGGLHLMLTLFLESYRLWPVDSLTPNAHRVLDQFAIRATDSVMRATVKLATPVILVLVLAELGIGLIGRAVPQMNVFMLSQPVKSSLALLMMALFLYFVYGSLQAFLAPDSPLFALLRAAL, from the coding sequence ATGGGCGATAACAGTTTCGCCGCGATCCAGGCCGCGCTGCATCCGCTGCTGCTCGTGATGCCGCGCCTCTTGCCGATGATGCTGATCGTGCCGGTATTCGGCGAACGCGTGCTCACCGGACTCGTGCGCAACGGCCTGATCGTGGTGATCGCGCTGTTCGCGTCGCCGGTCGTCGACGTGCCGGAACTGTCTGCGATTCCGCCGCTGCTGTGGATGCTGATCCTCGCAAAGGAGGCGCTGATCGGCGTGCTGCTCGGTTTCACGTTCAGCGCGATGCTGTGGGCGATCGAAAGCGTCGGCCATCTGATCGATTTCCAGACCGGCTCCGGCAACGCGGCATTCTTCGACCCGATCTCCGGTGGCGAGGGCGGTCCGACCGGTGCGTTCCTGAACTTCCTCGCGATCACGCTGTTCGTCACTGGCGGCGGTTTGCATCTGATGCTGACGCTGTTCCTCGAATCGTACCGGCTGTGGCCGGTCGACTCGCTGACGCCGAACGCGCACCGCGTGCTCGATCAGTTCGCGATCCGCGCGACCGACTCGGTGATGCGCGCGACCGTCAAGCTCGCCACGCCGGTGATTCTGGTGCTGGTGCTCGCGGAACTCGGCATCGGGCTGATCGGCCGCGCGGTGCCGCAGATGAACGTGTTCATGCTGTCGCAACCGGTCAAGAGTTCGCTTGCGCTGTTGATGATGGCGCTGTTTCTATACTTCGTGTACGGCTCGTTGCAGGCGTTTCTCGCGCCGGATAGCCCACTATTTGCGCTATTGCGTGCGGCGTTGTAG
- a CDS encoding autoinducer binding domain-containing protein — MDVLNEPAGLAVCRMTMAGYDSKPSPATAAPASEAADAAPAANTPDICYYDEAELLGTIRRDELGGETHIAADLGAARNTDERMRLVRGMLRLVGFSELGYLTVKLDAQGSPERLYFPRSYLSASLAPRYFEAGYHRHDPRFAAVLAGNTPHVWDLRRLVETWRRAGSPPGMRAMFDEMRDGGTRSGLIFGLPIPHTRLRSIISFAAPSEHAGWITDSVVVQSLTLGLSIHQRFSAYVRAINRRESAAELSELQMRILGFLAAGLSDKEIALRMHTTAHNVDYHLRRLRQKCGVTNRTQLAFLAGQLPTS, encoded by the coding sequence ATGGACGTTTTAAACGAGCCCGCGGGCCTCGCGGTCTGCCGCATGACGATGGCCGGCTACGACAGCAAGCCGTCGCCGGCCACCGCAGCGCCGGCAAGCGAGGCGGCCGATGCAGCGCCAGCCGCCAATACACCGGACATCTGCTACTACGACGAAGCGGAGTTGCTGGGCACGATCCGCCGCGACGAACTGGGCGGCGAGACCCATATCGCCGCCGATCTCGGCGCCGCCCGCAACACCGACGAGCGGATGCGGCTCGTGCGCGGCATGCTGCGCCTCGTCGGCTTCAGCGAACTGGGCTATCTGACGGTGAAGCTCGACGCTCAGGGCAGCCCGGAACGGCTGTACTTCCCGCGCAGCTATCTGTCGGCGAGTCTCGCGCCGCGCTATTTCGAAGCCGGCTATCACCGGCACGATCCGCGCTTCGCCGCGGTGCTGGCGGGCAACACGCCGCACGTCTGGGATCTGCGGCGGCTCGTCGAAACGTGGCGCCGCGCGGGCTCACCGCCAGGCATGCGCGCCATGTTCGACGAAATGCGTGACGGCGGCACCCGCAGCGGCCTGATTTTCGGCCTGCCGATTCCCCATACGCGGCTGCGCTCGATCATCAGCTTCGCTGCGCCGAGCGAGCACGCCGGCTGGATCACCGACAGCGTCGTGGTGCAGTCGCTGACGCTGGGTTTGTCGATTCATCAGCGCTTTTCGGCGTATGTGCGGGCGATCAACCGGCGCGAATCGGCGGCCGAATTGTCGGAACTGCAGATGCGCATTCTCGGCTTTCTGGCGGCCGGCCTGTCCGACAAGGAAATCGCGTTGCGCATGCACACTACCGCGCACAACGTCGACTACCATCTGCGGCGTCTGCGCCAGAAGTGCGGCGTGACCAACCGCACACAGCTGGCGTTTCTCGCGGGGCAGTTGCCGACCTCGTGA
- a CDS encoding FHA domain-containing protein has product MVSSGPDASGWQLCFLNGPMSGRTLWLKLGENWVGTGADCEVILPDREIAARQLCLHVGSIAVSIQNQGGAPVLLNGTPLAQMRRALMPGDTVTVAQVKFGIERLAGVQAVPAGAASASGAKRGGDSHRWLAVVLPAWLGGLGSRRLMFALLALWSAFAIAAGSYVAVATRGSFWWSHQSRFERMRDVEGALRQFPELTVEPGQGNGIVVDGYVRDANDRARVATIVNGFDGVTLGEVYSVNELLATAQQTLSDTQLKVAYTGRGRVTISGVATRAVWQRVQNFKRDAKPAVEVTDKVVYDDNAGGPVIATSGGAVPVDIAGVYGDDSGTRYVVTRDGRHFFEGATLPGGLMIASIDSGSVTFERNGARYVVALGPHGAAPAVASDAASAAVAPWAAPAAAGVAMPSS; this is encoded by the coding sequence ATGGTCAGCAGCGGCCCTGACGCGTCCGGCTGGCAACTGTGTTTTTTGAACGGTCCGATGTCGGGCCGCACGCTGTGGCTGAAACTCGGTGAGAACTGGGTCGGCACCGGCGCCGATTGCGAAGTGATCCTGCCGGATCGTGAGATCGCCGCGCGGCAACTGTGTCTGCATGTCGGATCGATTGCGGTGTCGATCCAGAACCAGGGCGGCGCGCCGGTGCTGCTGAACGGCACGCCGCTCGCGCAGATGCGCCGTGCGTTGATGCCCGGCGACACGGTCACGGTCGCGCAGGTGAAGTTCGGCATCGAGCGGTTGGCGGGGGTGCAGGCGGTGCCGGCAGGCGCGGCAAGTGCGAGCGGCGCAAAGCGTGGCGGCGACTCGCATCGCTGGCTCGCGGTGGTGTTGCCGGCGTGGCTCGGCGGGCTCGGCAGCCGCCGTCTGATGTTCGCGCTGCTGGCGCTCTGGAGCGCGTTCGCGATCGCGGCGGGCAGCTATGTGGCGGTGGCGACACGCGGTTCGTTCTGGTGGTCGCATCAAAGCCGCTTTGAACGGATGCGAGATGTGGAAGGCGCGTTGCGGCAGTTTCCCGAGCTGACGGTCGAGCCGGGGCAGGGCAACGGCATCGTGGTGGACGGTTACGTGCGCGACGCTAACGACCGCGCGCGAGTCGCGACGATCGTCAACGGCTTCGACGGCGTGACGCTCGGTGAGGTGTACAGCGTCAACGAATTGCTGGCGACCGCGCAGCAGACGCTGAGCGACACGCAGTTGAAGGTGGCCTACACGGGCCGTGGCCGCGTGACGATCAGCGGCGTCGCGACGCGGGCGGTGTGGCAGCGTGTGCAGAACTTCAAGCGCGATGCGAAGCCGGCGGTCGAGGTGACCGACAAGGTCGTCTACGACGACAACGCGGGCGGTCCGGTGATCGCGACGAGCGGCGGTGCGGTGCCGGTGGATATCGCCGGCGTGTATGGCGATGACAGCGGCACGCGTTATGTGGTGACGCGCGACGGACGGCATTTCTTCGAGGGCGCGACTTTGCCGGGCGGCTTGATGATCGCGTCGATCGATTCGGGCAGCGTCACGTTCGAGCGCAACGGCGCGCGTTATGTGGTGGCGCTGGGACCGCACGGCGCTGCGCCGGCGGTGGCGTCGGATGCTGCGTCGGCAGCGGTCGCGCCTTGGGCGGCGCCGGCTGCGGCGGGCGTCGCGATGCCGAGTTCGTAG
- a CDS encoding SctK family type III secretion system sorting platform protein gives METDAVREPVHDGARDASRAEDPVRAARLHRLAVEFNLRPDRYIDPSWLPQDWPTRYRDFASFGVRGRAVLARHLLVQSGLGERYAFGFGSLVARIALIERSALTTLAAYCGLMLHRAWLLDAPNWRTHTALVDAFGYNAMPFVLDRAPPFEAIGESLEPFRQTPRAAVDAIRQRGARLLLDFVAPEGDAIVERMRLKFARGVSEQPAYGLSAVHRQHLAELIFLCLIPERLAQWDWLF, from the coding sequence ATGGAGACCGATGCAGTGCGCGAACCGGTGCACGACGGGGCCCGCGATGCATCGCGAGCCGAAGACCCGGTTCGCGCGGCGCGCCTGCATCGCCTTGCGGTCGAGTTCAATCTGCGGCCCGACCGTTATATCGATCCAAGCTGGCTGCCGCAGGATTGGCCCACCCGTTACCGCGATTTCGCGAGTTTCGGCGTGCGTGGCCGTGCGGTACTCGCGCGGCATCTGCTGGTGCAAAGCGGGCTTGGAGAACGGTATGCATTCGGCTTCGGCAGTCTGGTGGCGCGCATCGCGCTGATCGAACGCAGCGCGTTGACGACGCTGGCCGCCTACTGCGGTTTGATGCTGCATCGTGCGTGGTTGCTGGACGCGCCGAACTGGCGCACGCATACGGCGCTCGTCGACGCGTTCGGCTACAACGCAATGCCCTTCGTGCTCGACCGCGCGCCGCCGTTCGAGGCGATCGGCGAGAGTCTCGAACCGTTTCGCCAGACGCCGCGCGCCGCGGTCGACGCGATCCGCCAGCGTGGCGCGCGTCTGCTGCTGGATTTCGTCGCGCCGGAGGGCGACGCGATCGTCGAACGGATGCGCCTGAAGTTCGCGCGCGGCGTCAGCGAGCAACCGGCGTATGGACTGAGCGCGGTGCATCGGCAGCATCTGGCCGAGCTGATCTTTCTATGCCTGATACCTGAGAGGCTCGCACAATGGGACTGGCTTTTCTGA
- a CDS encoding EscU/YscU/HrcU family type III secretion system export apparatus switch protein, producing the protein MAEKSHQPTARKLREARRKGEVARSADLVSAVQFIALLALLIGGGPIGLRVLHSLLDAAAQLIAARDSGALLVPLVSAAIRALAMLILAVSAVAGISAAVAALAQVGGLVAWERIRPDLNRLNPAAGLTRMFSLRNLIDLAKQAVKTLALAAIIYTVIRGSLGAAIEAGFSAPAQILGVAGKLLAMLFGWAAVVYAALAAFDYAHQRWQHMRQLRMSTDEIRREYRETEGDPHLGSRRTQLARELQFNSLQDVVGSASAVVYSARVAVALRYTGAPSLPMVVARGEGEAAQRIRAIAQELLRPAVANAGLAETLYEQVALGHFIDRAHFREVAELLKWATGDDT; encoded by the coding sequence ATGGCCGAAAAATCCCATCAGCCCACCGCGCGCAAGCTGCGCGAAGCGCGCCGCAAGGGCGAAGTTGCCAGAAGTGCCGATCTCGTCTCGGCCGTGCAGTTCATCGCGCTGCTGGCGCTCCTGATCGGCGGCGGGCCGATCGGCCTGCGGGTGCTCCACTCGCTGCTCGATGCCGCCGCGCAGTTGATTGCCGCGCGCGATTCCGGCGCGTTGCTCGTGCCGCTGGTGAGCGCGGCGATTCGCGCATTGGCAATGCTGATACTCGCGGTGAGTGCGGTGGCCGGGATTTCGGCGGCGGTCGCCGCACTCGCGCAAGTCGGCGGCCTGGTGGCGTGGGAACGGATCAGGCCCGACCTGAACCGGCTCAATCCGGCTGCAGGCCTCACGCGGATGTTCTCGTTGCGCAATCTGATCGACCTCGCGAAGCAGGCGGTCAAGACGCTGGCGCTTGCCGCGATCATCTACACGGTGATTCGCGGTTCGCTCGGCGCGGCGATCGAGGCCGGCTTTTCCGCGCCCGCGCAGATTCTCGGCGTCGCCGGCAAATTGCTGGCGATGCTGTTCGGCTGGGCCGCGGTGGTGTACGCGGCGCTCGCCGCGTTCGACTATGCCCACCAACGCTGGCAGCACATGCGCCAGCTCAGGATGAGCACCGACGAAATCCGCCGCGAATACCGCGAGACCGAAGGCGATCCGCATCTGGGCTCGCGCCGCACGCAACTCGCGCGCGAGTTGCAGTTCAATTCGCTACAGGACGTGGTGGGCAGCGCGTCGGCGGTGGTGTATTCGGCGCGCGTCGCGGTGGCGCTGCGCTATACCGGCGCACCGTCGCTGCCGATGGTGGTGGCGCGCGGCGAGGGCGAAGCCGCGCAGAGAATTCGCGCGATCGCGCAGGAACTGCTGCGCCCGGCGGTGGCGAATGCGGGGTTGGCGGAAACCTTATACGAGCAGGTGGCGCTTGGCCATTTCATCGACCGCGCGCATTTCCGCGAGGTGGCGGAACTGCTGAAGTGGGCGACAGGCGACGACACGTGA
- the sctL gene encoding type III secretion system stator protein SctL, giving the protein MGLAFLITSENLQILSERKVLKQSEYSALLDAGSLLSTAQTERQRILDEAQQGYERKLREGHAQGVEQGKREYAQQACGAALDAARTLDGLRETIAGIVVKAVRTIVGESDPRVLYETALRRIDALVREEAFLVVRVAPACREAVAAALQHVWPERMASVTPAATPPIRIVTDSRLSEEQCIVETPSGTLDVGLDAQIDALRAAIRQRTA; this is encoded by the coding sequence ATGGGACTGGCTTTTCTGATTACCAGCGAAAACCTGCAGATCCTCTCCGAGCGCAAAGTGCTCAAGCAGAGCGAGTATTCGGCGCTGCTCGATGCGGGGTCGTTGCTGTCGACCGCGCAGACCGAACGTCAGCGAATCCTCGACGAGGCTCAGCAGGGCTACGAACGCAAACTGCGCGAGGGTCATGCGCAAGGCGTCGAGCAGGGCAAGCGCGAATATGCGCAGCAGGCCTGCGGCGCCGCGCTCGATGCGGCCCGTACGCTCGACGGCTTGCGCGAGACGATCGCCGGGATCGTCGTGAAGGCGGTGCGCACGATAGTCGGCGAGAGCGATCCGCGCGTGCTGTACGAAACGGCTTTGCGGCGTATCGATGCGCTGGTGCGTGAGGAGGCGTTTCTGGTGGTACGGGTGGCGCCGGCCTGCCGCGAGGCAGTAGCGGCGGCGTTGCAGCATGTGTGGCCGGAGCGGATGGCGTCGGTCACGCCTGCTGCAACGCCGCCGATTCGCATCGTCACCGATAGCCGCTTGAGCGAAGAGCAGTGCATCGTCGAGACGCCGTCCGGCACGCTCGATGTCGGTCTCGATGCACAGATCGACGCCTTGCGAGCCGCGATCCGGCAACGCACGGCATGA
- a CDS encoding FliI/YscN family ATPase, whose protein sequence is MSDAQFDPAGSADGESASSLDSFTDALGKLALDGFGDELGLDRNALATELEHGLDQFNPVRIRGRVSRAVGLLVNASGVHARLGEICELRTPGAAPMLAEVVGFARQTTLLTPLGATDGLSPSTEVIPSGRGHRFAVGASLRGRVLNGLGAPLDGRGEIAGGTLVSAHNEPVNPLLRQNIDTPLATSVRAIDSLLTVGVGQRIGVFAPSGVGKSTLLGMIARGTECDVIVIALVGERGREVREFLEHSLSAEARSKAVIVASTSDRPAMERVKSAHVATAIAEYFRDQGKRVLLLVDSLTRFARAQREVGLASGEPPTRRSFPPSTFSVLPQLLERAGQGERGSITAFYTVLVEGDEETDPIAEEVRSILDGHIVLSRKVATANRYPAIDVLASLSRVMSQVACESHVGAAARVRELLSKYQDIELLVQIGEYREGTDSLADAALRAKAPLDAFFSQRADALAPFNETLATLHDLVRRH, encoded by the coding sequence ATGAGTGACGCTCAGTTCGATCCCGCAGGCAGCGCCGACGGTGAAAGCGCATCGTCGCTCGATAGTTTCACCGACGCGTTGGGCAAACTCGCGCTCGACGGTTTCGGCGATGAGCTGGGCCTCGACCGCAACGCGCTTGCCACCGAACTCGAGCACGGCCTCGATCAATTCAACCCGGTGCGCATACGCGGCCGTGTCAGCCGTGCGGTCGGCCTGCTGGTGAACGCATCCGGCGTGCATGCCAGGCTCGGCGAAATCTGCGAACTGCGTACGCCTGGCGCCGCGCCGATGCTTGCCGAAGTGGTCGGCTTCGCGCGCCAAACCACCTTGCTGACGCCGCTCGGCGCGACCGACGGCCTGTCGCCCTCGACTGAAGTGATCCCATCGGGTCGCGGCCATCGCTTCGCGGTCGGCGCGAGTTTGCGCGGGCGCGTGCTGAACGGCCTCGGTGCGCCGCTCGACGGCCGCGGCGAGATCGCCGGCGGCACGCTGGTGTCGGCGCACAACGAGCCGGTCAATCCGCTACTGAGGCAAAACATCGACACGCCGCTCGCCACCAGCGTGCGCGCGATCGATTCGCTGCTGACGGTGGGCGTCGGTCAACGCATCGGCGTGTTCGCGCCGTCCGGTGTCGGCAAGAGCACGCTGCTCGGCATGATCGCGCGCGGCACCGAATGCGATGTGATCGTGATCGCTCTGGTCGGCGAGCGCGGCCGGGAAGTGCGCGAGTTTCTCGAACACAGCCTGTCGGCGGAGGCGCGCAGTAAGGCCGTGATCGTCGCGTCGACGTCGGATCGTCCGGCGATGGAGCGCGTGAAGTCCGCGCATGTCGCGACCGCGATCGCCGAGTATTTCCGCGATCAGGGCAAGCGCGTGCTGTTACTGGTCGATTCGCTGACGCGTTTTGCGCGTGCGCAGCGAGAGGTTGGCCTCGCCTCCGGCGAGCCGCCGACGCGGCGCAGCTTTCCGCCATCCACTTTCTCGGTACTACCGCAATTGCTCGAACGCGCCGGGCAGGGCGAACGCGGTTCGATCACGGCGTTCTACACGGTGTTGGTGGAAGGCGACGAGGAAACCGATCCGATTGCCGAAGAAGTCCGCTCGATTCTCGACGGCCATATCGTGCTGTCGCGCAAGGTCGCTACCGCCAACCGCTATCCGGCAATCGACGTGCTCGCGAGCCTGTCGCGCGTGATGTCACAAGTCGCGTGCGAATCGCATGTGGGTGCCGCGGCGCGAGTTCGCGAGCTGCTGTCGAAGTATCAGGACATCGAGTTGCTGGTGCAGATCGGCGAATACCGCGAAGGCACCGATTCGCTCGCGGACGCCGCATTGCGCGCCAAGGCGCCGCTCGATGCTTTTTTCTCGCAGCGCGCCGACGCGCTCGCGCCGTTCAACGAAACCTTAGCGACGCTCCATGACCTCGTCCGACGCCATTAA